The Carnobacterium divergens genome includes a window with the following:
- a CDS encoding YxeA family protein yields the protein MKKGIALIILVVAVAAGFFYQKEYTGKEYYTQIITDGHKFIQKDDQDRESINYSYNQKFYNEDGELQTLSFNGGLDRPLKKNAYLKAKVHPKKGVLSWEEVSKSEVPKKALEEIEKNH from the coding sequence ATGAAAAAAGGAATTGCATTAATTATTTTAGTAGTAGCTGTTGCAGCAGGATTTTTTTATCAAAAAGAATATACTGGTAAAGAATATTACACACAAATCATAACGGACGGTCATAAATTCATTCAAAAAGACGATCAAGATCGAGAAAGCATTAACTATTCTTACAATCAAAAGTTTTACAATGAAGATGGAGAGCTACAAACATTGTCATTTAATGGAGGATTAGACCGTCCACTAAAGAAAAATGCCTATTTAAAAGCTAAAGTTCACCCAAAAAAAGGTGTTCTTTCATGGGAAGAAGTTTCAAAAAGCGAAGTTCCTAAAAAAGCTTTAGAAGAAATTGAAAAAAATCACTAA
- a CDS encoding YdcF family protein: protein MEFVILASCFIIIGMVVLLRERRSFFGGMSVAFGSIFLTLTLLSLLLVQIGEVSNKGSFIVLMIVYLLFPVLFLGVNIFFIVNTHIMNTKEGRSVTAKLSALLGLNLLIVVPAFFYLITIGSGEIHLVLFSAILFLILSDLLISFLFICYLFYSWMYQMIPIKKQIDYIIVLGSGIKSEEVPPLLKSRLDKAIEYYDKNSSSKIVVSGGQGADEPVSEAFAMKKYLLSQQIPEEKILVEDASTTTYENMKFSKKIIFEDWKNDKENPKILFSTNNYHVLRGALYARKAQLKAEGVGAPTALYFLPTALIREYIALLMLYKKFTISMIFLCLLMVILSALPI, encoded by the coding sequence ATGGAGTTCGTTATTTTAGCAAGTTGTTTTATTATAATAGGTATGGTGGTTTTATTAAGAGAGCGGCGCAGTTTTTTTGGAGGAATGAGTGTAGCATTTGGGAGTATTTTTCTTACGCTAACTTTGTTGTCACTACTATTAGTTCAAATAGGCGAAGTGTCTAACAAAGGTTCATTTATTGTTCTAATGATTGTTTATTTACTATTTCCGGTATTGTTTTTAGGTGTCAATATTTTCTTTATTGTTAATACACATATTATGAATACTAAGGAAGGGCGTAGTGTAACTGCAAAACTTTCAGCGTTATTAGGATTGAATTTATTGATTGTTGTACCTGCTTTTTTTTATTTGATAACTATCGGATCAGGTGAAATACATTTAGTTCTTTTTTCAGCAATTTTATTTTTGATCTTAAGTGATCTGTTGATTTCTTTTTTATTTATTTGTTATTTATTTTATTCTTGGATGTATCAAATGATTCCTATAAAAAAACAAATTGATTATATTATTGTTCTGGGTTCTGGAATAAAAAGTGAAGAAGTTCCTCCCTTACTAAAAAGTCGGTTGGATAAAGCCATTGAATATTACGATAAAAATAGTTCTAGTAAAATAGTTGTGAGCGGTGGACAAGGAGCAGATGAGCCAGTATCTGAAGCGTTTGCTATGAAGAAGTACTTACTATCTCAACAAATCCCAGAAGAAAAAATTTTGGTTGAAGATGCTTCAACGACAACCTATGAGAATATGAAATTTTCTAAAAAAATAATTTTCGAAGATTGGAAAAATGATAAAGAAAATCCAAAAATTCTCTTTTCAACTAATAATTATCATGTTTTAAGAGGTGCACTGTATGCCAGAAAAGCCCAATTAAAGGCAGAAGGAGTTGGAGCTCCAACAGCACTCTATTTTTTACCAACAGCACTAATTCGTGAATATATTGCTCTATTGATGTTATACAAAAAATTTACTATTAGTATGATTTTTTTATGTCTGTTAATGGTAATTCTTAGCGCACTTCCTATTTAG
- a CDS encoding aldo/keto reductase: MVVSLLDRLPLKNGLTIPGIGLGTYGMDDNEVEEVVFTAIMNGYRLIDTATMYNNEVGVGRGINRAINAGISRDELFVVTKIWKNEMGFDSTLKAFEASFKRLELEYIDLLLIHWPNESDDVNLETWQAMETLVEAGRVRALGVANFTRGDLTPLLKSAKIKPTVNQYEIYPGHSQEELHEFCESKNIVSMAYSPLKRGKLTTENKLLKIANRHNKTVSQVVLRWNIQRDVIPIPKTTHKERLIENAAIFDFELSDEDMDILNEMG, encoded by the coding sequence ATGGTAGTAAGTTTATTAGACAGATTGCCTTTGAAAAACGGGTTAACGATTCCAGGTATAGGATTAGGAACATACGGCATGGACGACAACGAAGTAGAAGAAGTTGTTTTTACGGCAATTATGAATGGCTATCGCTTGATTGACACGGCGACAATGTACAATAATGAAGTCGGAGTTGGCCGAGGCATTAACCGAGCAATCAATGCAGGTATTTCAAGAGACGAACTTTTTGTTGTGACGAAAATTTGGAAAAATGAGATGGGCTTTGATTCTACATTAAAGGCCTTCGAAGCAAGCTTTAAACGACTTGAATTAGAATATATCGATCTATTATTGATTCATTGGCCAAATGAATCAGATGATGTTAATTTAGAAACCTGGCAAGCGATGGAAACTTTAGTGGAAGCTGGAAGAGTAAGAGCACTAGGAGTAGCAAACTTTACTCGTGGCGATTTAACACCCTTATTAAAATCTGCTAAAATAAAACCGACGGTCAATCAATATGAAATTTATCCTGGTCATAGTCAAGAAGAGTTACATGAATTTTGTGAGAGCAAAAATATTGTTTCAATGGCTTACTCACCCTTAAAAAGAGGCAAATTAACTACTGAAAATAAATTATTAAAAATTGCGAATAGACACAATAAAACAGTTTCACAGGTGGTATTACGATGGAATATTCAAAGAGATGTTATTCCGATTCCTAAAACAACCCATAAAGAACGATTAATTGAAAATGCAGCGATTTTTGACTTTGAATTATCAGATGAAGACATGGATATCCTTAATGAGATGGGGTAA
- the sfsA gene encoding DNA/RNA nuclease SfsA, translated as MVEYQKIVKGTFIERPNRFIAICQVEGKEVVTHVKNTGRCKELLIPGVTVYLNYVPSKTRKTDYDLISVLKGNRLINIDSQVPNEIVEESLLTGKMQLPGVKGIIQTLKREVVYQNSKFDFYFETDKSEKGFIEVKGMTLEKNNQVSFPDAPTLRGLKHVNELIHAVKVGFYGCVCFIVQMEGVESATINRKMQPALQEAMENALKTGVNAIAYTCQVTPKTITINKSIPFKLN; from the coding sequence ATGGTAGAGTATCAAAAAATTGTAAAAGGCACTTTTATCGAACGACCGAATCGTTTTATCGCTATTTGCCAAGTCGAGGGAAAAGAAGTTGTAACGCATGTTAAAAATACCGGACGATGCAAAGAATTGCTCATACCAGGAGTGACGGTATACCTAAATTATGTTCCCTCTAAAACGAGAAAAACAGATTATGACTTAATTTCGGTTTTAAAAGGAAATAGACTGATAAATATTGACAGTCAAGTTCCTAATGAGATAGTTGAGGAAAGCTTATTGACTGGAAAAATGCAGTTGCCAGGGGTTAAAGGAATCATTCAAACCTTAAAAAGAGAAGTTGTGTATCAAAATTCAAAATTTGATTTTTATTTTGAAACCGATAAATCTGAAAAAGGATTTATTGAAGTAAAAGGAATGACTCTAGAAAAAAATAACCAAGTGTCATTTCCAGATGCTCCAACATTAAGAGGATTAAAACACGTTAATGAATTAATTCATGCCGTGAAAGTAGGATTCTATGGATGTGTTTGCTTTATTGTCCAAATGGAAGGAGTAGAATCTGCAACAATTAATCGAAAAATGCAGCCAGCGCTTCAAGAAGCAATGGAAAATGCATTGAAAACAGGTGTTAATGCAATAGCTTATACTTGTCAGGTGACCCCTAAAACGATTACAATAAATAAGTCGATTCCTTTTAAATTAAATTGA
- a CDS encoding Gfo/Idh/MocA family protein: MLNLGIIGTNWITNQFIDAAIETKEYQLVAVYSRKKEQAETFGKPYGATIFETKLEDFANHPGIDVVYIASPNSLHFQQALTLMKAKKHVIVEKPMFSNPTEWHAAKQVAEENDVFLLEAARHIHEQNFAIVKEELTKIDDIKGATFTYMKYSSRYDQVLEGQEPNIFSPHFSGGALSDLGVYGVYAAIGWFGMPISCHYFAQKIATKVDGMGTMILRYPGFDVTLLTGKMVDSYLPSEIYTLNQTILMDGVNAISSIEVIDRKTATRQERATPPQENPMVDEAKAFAKVLNHPEDKKNQELYQSWLLLSQQVNEVLKKLRDDAGIVFDADKI; this comes from the coding sequence ATGTTAAATTTAGGAATTATTGGAACCAACTGGATTACGAATCAATTTATTGATGCTGCCATCGAAACAAAAGAGTACCAACTAGTGGCTGTTTATTCACGAAAAAAGGAACAAGCTGAAACTTTTGGAAAACCTTATGGAGCGACTATTTTTGAGACAAAATTAGAAGATTTTGCAAACCATCCAGGAATTGATGTTGTTTATATTGCTTCGCCAAATAGCCTACATTTTCAACAAGCGTTGACATTAATGAAAGCGAAAAAACATGTAATCGTTGAAAAGCCGATGTTTTCAAATCCAACAGAATGGCATGCTGCTAAACAAGTAGCCGAAGAAAACGATGTATTCCTCTTAGAAGCAGCAAGACATATCCACGAACAAAATTTTGCAATTGTAAAAGAAGAATTAACGAAAATAGATGATATCAAAGGGGCAACCTTTACTTATATGAAATACTCTTCTCGCTATGATCAAGTGCTAGAAGGACAAGAACCCAATATCTTTTCACCACACTTTTCAGGTGGTGCGTTATCTGATTTAGGTGTGTATGGTGTGTATGCTGCAATTGGTTGGTTTGGGATGCCAATAAGCTGTCATTATTTTGCACAAAAAATCGCAACGAAAGTTGACGGAATGGGAACCATGATTTTAAGATATCCAGGTTTCGATGTGACACTCTTAACAGGTAAAATGGTTGATTCGTACTTACCTTCGGAAATCTACACACTTAATCAAACCATTCTTATGGATGGAGTAAATGCCATTTCGTCAATTGAAGTCATTGATCGTAAAACAGCGACACGCCAAGAACGAGCAACACCCCCTCAAGAAAATCCAATGGTAGATGAAGCAAAAGCCTTTGCTAAAGTATTGAATCATCCAGAAGATAAAAAAAATCAAGAGCTTTATCAATCGTGGTTATTGCTAAGTCAACAAGTGAATGAAGTGCTGAAAAAACTTAGAGACGACGCAGGCATTGTTTTTGATGCAGATAAAATTTAA
- a CDS encoding DEAD/DEAH box helicase, with amino-acid sequence MNKLTNELQAYWEKLAYNQPSAIQEKVFTPLIEGKDVIGISPTGTGKTVAYTLPLLETIVPKAGLQVVILTPSQELAVQVAAVVKEWAKQVDIKVQPLIGGANIKRQLEKLRDKPEIIVGTAGRILEISDLKKLKLHQVKTVILDEADHLLQQDQLATVRKVVAKMPNERQMGFFSATSNEIMTEMPKWFNSDPLWIDVTNEDESHGTVVHGYIETPTRKRVEVIKRLTQLPDFSGLVFINNVANLVTVAEKLSYEGVSVAVLHGEKYKTERQHALQQFRNKKVKLLLTTDVASRGLDIHGLPYVIQYDLPMTKESYIHRSGRTARMGADGTVLTLVNDRERREFKKIVEPLEIELTPLYLFGGEIVTERPEQSEQVEVESKPASPKVKKEKKKNAPAPEIPKKRKNKKKDQKNKGARRKTKE; translated from the coding sequence ATGAATAAACTGACAAACGAACTACAAGCATACTGGGAAAAATTAGCGTACAATCAACCTTCTGCAATTCAAGAAAAAGTATTTACGCCATTAATTGAAGGCAAAGACGTGATCGGCATTTCACCAACTGGAACAGGAAAAACAGTGGCTTACACACTACCGCTTTTAGAAACAATTGTGCCAAAGGCTGGGTTACAAGTTGTTATTTTAACACCCTCACAAGAATTAGCTGTTCAAGTGGCAGCTGTTGTAAAAGAATGGGCGAAACAAGTAGACATTAAAGTTCAACCCTTAATTGGTGGAGCCAATATTAAACGTCAACTAGAAAAATTAAGAGACAAGCCTGAAATTATTGTAGGAACAGCAGGTCGAATTTTAGAAATTTCTGATTTAAAAAAATTAAAATTACACCAAGTGAAAACAGTCATTTTAGATGAAGCAGATCACTTACTTCAACAAGATCAGTTAGCAACGGTTAGAAAAGTAGTAGCTAAAATGCCAAATGAACGACAAATGGGATTTTTCTCAGCAACCAGTAATGAAATCATGACTGAGATGCCAAAATGGTTTAATAGCGATCCATTATGGATTGATGTAACGAATGAAGATGAGTCACATGGGACCGTTGTTCATGGCTATATTGAAACGCCAACAAGAAAACGTGTTGAAGTGATTAAACGATTAACCCAACTCCCTGACTTCAGTGGTTTGGTATTTATCAATAACGTAGCTAATTTAGTAACGGTAGCTGAAAAATTAAGTTATGAAGGTGTTTCCGTTGCGGTCTTACATGGCGAAAAATATAAAACAGAACGTCAACATGCGTTGCAACAATTTAGAAATAAAAAAGTAAAACTCTTATTAACAACGGATGTGGCGTCAAGAGGATTAGACATTCACGGTTTGCCTTACGTGATTCAATATGATTTACCGATGACTAAAGAAAGCTATATTCACCGTTCAGGCAGAACGGCTCGAATGGGGGCTGACGGAACAGTTTTAACCTTGGTAAATGACCGAGAACGTCGTGAATTCAAAAAAATTGTCGAGCCTTTAGAAATTGAACTAACGCCATTGTATCTATTTGGTGGAGAAATTGTTACTGAGCGTCCAGAACAATCAGAACAAGTTGAAGTAGAAAGTAAACCAGCTTCTCCAAAAGTAAAAAAAGAAAAGAAAAAAAATGCTCCCGCTCCGGAAATTCCTAAAAAAAGAAAAAACAAAAAGAAAGATCAAAAAAATAAAGGGGCAAGAAGAAAAACAAAAGAATAA
- a CDS encoding sigma 54-interacting transcriptional regulator, with protein MSNRKKDILNFLENHSEQFTAVEIAKELDLDRANVSRYLNDLFKEKAIEKSNGRPVLYQRLDKKKDHATNDTESFAHLIGNKESLKVMIQQAKAAILYPPRGLHTIIFGKTGTGKSLFAESMYHFAVESETLAADAPFVSFNCADYAQNPQLLFGHIFGVKKGSYTGAAEDRPGLMNKANGGILFLDEIHRLPPEGQEMLFTFIDKGIYRPLGESSQVHEASVQIIGATTENSDTLLSTFNRRIPMMITLPPLEERSIDERYELVATFLQKESNRLGQKIVVEREVLLAFMLYHAEGNIGQVQRDLKLVCAKAFLHYRTHQEEYLRISQKDLPLQVQKGLLLVKEAPERMERLIDHKTSQFSYVPSGQETDKDMGVYGVIEEKVDEILATGSMDDINLEELMATDMNKYFRDYVEKLSMSEVHQDLIPEDIRSLTDQLYDLAEERLDRSYNPKARFAFALHLQSSIERIKENRQIVHPDLNNVRKNYSKEFQVAIDLSGMIEESLQIEIPFDEIGFITMFLTIDIRDAVVPQEELVSIMVLMHGRSTATSMLETVQELLDTKVGVAIDMPLTMEVQKMYERVKTTILADRESYKHGLLVLSDMGSLTSFGNMLSEELGIRTKSLSMVSTPIVLEAVRMASVGRTLEDIYQNCQLSFENYSKHPLTNEKPQKKAVLVTCFTGEGVAKHLNERISPVIDESRTKIIQLQFLHREAFKQHIDDLMEEYEIKAIVGTVEFDYQNIPYFSAYDIFNDEKLNILKRIVDEEIPVEQMIQSLEGTIRNVGSVHKLVMLSQKIVHQLQTDMHIIVEPGVDTGIMIHLAFLVERLKVGTVIRNFPNLEEYTKQHRIEMDIVKTALMAIEKQYGVVMVEDEVAYIVQMFIDNKVQLTINK; from the coding sequence TTGTCTAATCGCAAAAAAGATATTTTGAATTTTTTAGAAAATCATTCTGAACAATTTACAGCTGTTGAGATTGCCAAAGAATTGGATTTAGATCGTGCAAACGTAAGTAGATATTTAAATGATTTGTTTAAAGAAAAAGCCATTGAAAAAAGCAATGGCAGACCAGTTTTGTATCAACGTCTTGATAAAAAGAAAGATCATGCGACAAATGATACCGAGTCCTTTGCTCATCTTATTGGGAATAAAGAATCTCTTAAAGTAATGATTCAACAAGCAAAAGCTGCCATTTTATATCCCCCAAGAGGATTACACACTATTATTTTTGGTAAAACAGGAACAGGGAAATCCCTATTTGCTGAGTCGATGTACCACTTTGCAGTAGAGTCAGAAACATTAGCAGCAGATGCGCCTTTTGTTTCTTTCAACTGTGCGGATTATGCTCAAAATCCTCAATTATTATTTGGTCATATTTTTGGTGTTAAAAAAGGTTCTTATACAGGAGCTGCCGAAGATCGACCTGGATTAATGAACAAAGCAAATGGAGGAATTCTTTTTTTAGATGAGATTCATCGCTTGCCACCAGAAGGACAAGAAATGCTCTTCACGTTTATTGATAAAGGCATTTACCGTCCGCTAGGTGAAAGCAGTCAAGTCCATGAAGCAAGTGTTCAAATTATAGGAGCGACAACAGAAAATTCTGATACATTACTGTCAACGTTTAATCGCCGTATTCCAATGATGATTACATTACCTCCATTAGAAGAAAGATCAATTGACGAACGTTATGAATTAGTTGCTACTTTTTTACAAAAAGAATCAAATCGTCTTGGCCAAAAAATCGTCGTAGAAAGAGAAGTATTATTAGCTTTCATGTTGTACCATGCAGAGGGCAATATTGGACAAGTCCAAAGAGATTTAAAATTAGTATGTGCGAAAGCATTTTTACACTACCGAACTCACCAAGAAGAATATTTACGTATTTCCCAAAAAGATTTGCCATTACAAGTTCAAAAAGGATTGCTTTTAGTCAAAGAAGCACCTGAACGTATGGAACGATTAATTGATCATAAAACCAGTCAATTTAGTTATGTTCCAAGTGGTCAAGAAACAGATAAAGATATGGGTGTATATGGTGTTATTGAGGAAAAAGTAGATGAAATTTTAGCAACAGGTTCAATGGATGACATTAATTTAGAAGAATTAATGGCAACAGATATGAACAAATATTTTAGAGATTATGTTGAAAAATTATCGATGAGTGAAGTTCATCAAGATTTGATTCCAGAAGATATTCGAAGTTTAACAGACCAACTGTATGACTTAGCCGAAGAACGACTAGATCGAAGCTACAATCCAAAAGCGCGTTTTGCATTTGCACTACATTTGCAAAGTTCGATTGAACGTATCAAAGAAAATCGTCAAATTGTTCATCCAGATTTAAACAATGTTCGGAAAAATTATTCAAAAGAATTCCAAGTAGCCATTGATTTATCTGGTATGATTGAAGAAAGTTTACAAATTGAAATCCCTTTTGATGAAATCGGTTTTATTACCATGTTTTTAACGATTGATATTAGAGACGCAGTAGTACCGCAAGAAGAACTCGTCTCTATTATGGTTCTAATGCATGGGCGATCAACAGCAACTAGTATGTTAGAGACTGTACAAGAATTGCTAGACACCAAAGTTGGAGTCGCTATTGATATGCCATTGACGATGGAAGTTCAAAAGATGTATGAGCGCGTTAAAACAACAATACTTGCAGATCGAGAGTCTTATAAACATGGGTTATTAGTATTGTCCGACATGGGTTCGCTAACTTCTTTTGGCAATATGCTTTCTGAAGAACTAGGCATTCGTACAAAATCCCTTTCTATGGTAAGTACCCCTATTGTGTTAGAAGCAGTAAGAATGGCATCTGTAGGAAGAACGTTGGAAGACATTTATCAAAATTGCCAACTTTCATTTGAAAATTATTCAAAACATCCTTTAACCAATGAAAAACCGCAAAAAAAAGCTGTATTAGTCACCTGTTTTACAGGGGAAGGTGTAGCAAAACATTTAAACGAGCGAATCAGCCCCGTAATTGATGAGAGCCGTACGAAAATTATTCAATTGCAATTTTTACACAGAGAAGCATTCAAACAACATATCGATGATTTAATGGAAGAATATGAAATTAAAGCAATTGTTGGAACAGTTGAATTTGATTACCAAAATATTCCATATTTTTCAGCCTACGATATCTTTAATGATGAAAAATTAAATATTTTAAAACGAATTGTTGACGAAGAAATTCCGGTAGAACAAATGATTCAATCACTAGAAGGAACAATTCGTAATGTGGGTTCGGTTCATAAACTAGTGATGCTTTCTCAAAAAATTGTTCACCAACTTCAAACGGATATGCATATTATTGTTGAACCGGGTGTTGATACAGGAATTATGATCCATTTAGCCTTTTTAGTTGAACGCTTAAAAGTAGGAACGGTTATTCGTAATTTTCCTAATTTAGAAGAGTATACAAAACAACATCGAATCGAAATGGATATTGTTAAAACAGCTTTAATGGCAATTGAAAAGCAATATGGCGTTGTAATGGTAGAAGATGAAGTAGCCTATATTGTCCAAATGTTTATTGACAATAAAGTCCAACTAACGATTAATAAATAA
- a CDS encoding PTS sugar transporter subunit IIC has protein sequence MDGFINFMEKYFIPPASKIAAQRHLVAIRDAFIVTMPLMILGSLAILINNLPIPMYQTFMNNTFGEELWKSFGGNVWNGTFGILSVLIAFMVAYNLTKHYGKDGVAAGVVSVASFFALGGATGMASNGLFIALLVGLISAEIFSRLVGNEKLIVKMPEGVPPAVAKSFAALFPAMITISIFGLITTIFLAFGVKDLVASFYELVQQPFMGLANSLPSAMLLAFITPFLWFFGLHGANMVEPLMQTINLPAIEANQAAIKAGEVAPYIVNKPFFDSFVNLGGTGATLGLIIAIFLFGRRNKAYKIVTNLSTAPGIFNINEPMMFGLPIVLNPLMFIPFILTPVVLVTVAYLATSSGLVPAATVMPPWVTPPIIGGFLATQSVAGGVLAAVNLLISVIIYAPFVKIAEIQELKREKEVA, from the coding sequence ATGGATGGATTTATTAATTTTATGGAGAAATATTTTATCCCACCTGCGTCAAAAATCGCAGCGCAACGTCACTTAGTGGCAATTAGGGATGCATTTATTGTAACAATGCCACTAATGATTTTAGGATCATTGGCAATTTTGATCAATAACTTACCAATTCCAATGTATCAAACATTTATGAACAATACTTTTGGTGAAGAACTTTGGAAGAGTTTCGGTGGAAATGTTTGGAACGGAACTTTTGGTATCTTATCCGTTTTAATCGCTTTCATGGTTGCCTACAACCTAACAAAGCATTATGGTAAAGATGGCGTAGCAGCCGGTGTTGTTTCTGTAGCATCTTTCTTTGCTCTTGGTGGAGCAACAGGAATGGCTTCAAACGGATTGTTTATCGCACTATTAGTTGGTTTGATTTCTGCTGAGATTTTCTCTCGTTTAGTTGGAAATGAAAAACTAATCGTAAAAATGCCAGAAGGCGTGCCACCAGCAGTCGCAAAATCATTTGCAGCGTTATTCCCAGCAATGATTACAATTAGTATCTTTGGTTTAATCACAACCATTTTCTTAGCATTCGGTGTTAAAGATTTAGTAGCGTCATTCTACGAGTTGGTTCAACAACCATTTATGGGATTGGCAAATTCGTTGCCATCAGCAATGCTCTTAGCATTTATTACACCATTCCTATGGTTCTTTGGATTACATGGCGCGAACATGGTAGAGCCATTAATGCAAACCATTAATTTACCAGCAATTGAAGCGAATCAAGCGGCAATCAAAGCTGGCGAAGTAGCACCTTATATTGTAAACAAACCATTCTTTGATTCATTTGTAAACTTAGGTGGAACAGGTGCAACATTAGGTTTAATTATTGCTATTTTCTTATTTGGACGTCGTAATAAAGCTTATAAAATCGTAACAAATTTAAGTACAGCACCAGGGATTTTTAATATTAATGAACCAATGATGTTCGGTTTGCCAATTGTGCTAAACCCATTAATGTTCATTCCATTTATTTTGACACCAGTTGTTTTAGTAACGGTTGCATACTTGGCAACTAGTTCTGGGCTTGTACCAGCAGCAACGGTAATGCCACCATGGGTAACTCCTCCAATTATTGGCGGATTCTTAGCAACTCAAAGTGTTGCAGGTGGAGTATTAGCAGCAGTTAACTTATTAATTTCAGTGATAATCTACGCACCATTTGTAAAAATTGCTGAAATTCAAGAATTGAAACGCGAAAAAGAAGTAGCTTAG
- a CDS encoding PTS lactose/cellobiose transporter subunit IIA, producing MPDEQNLQFIMGLIINGGNAKSDAMEAVHAAKNGDFKLANQKLKEADDSLLKAHRSQKEMLTQEGNGNHFVVSLLTIHSQDHLMNASLFRDLAVEMVVVYKKLLQASID from the coding sequence ATGCCTGATGAACAAAATTTACAGTTCATTATGGGATTGATTATCAATGGGGGAAATGCTAAAAGTGACGCGATGGAAGCTGTTCATGCCGCTAAAAATGGGGATTTTAAGTTAGCCAATCAAAAATTAAAAGAGGCAGATGATTCTTTACTAAAAGCCCATCGTTCACAAAAAGAGATGCTTACACAAGAAGGAAATGGAAATCATTTCGTGGTTAGCTTATTAACCATACACAGTCAAGATCACTTGATGAATGCTAGTTTATTTCGTGACTTAGCTGTGGAAATGGTCGTTGTATATAAAAAATTGCTTCAAGCATCTATTGATTAG